One region of Oryza glaberrima chromosome 7, OglaRS2, whole genome shotgun sequence genomic DNA includes:
- the LOC127778515 gene encoding uncharacterized protein LOC127778515, with amino-acid sequence MRALDEKETKMVFEKLFKFTGPNLKHLLERPAVEGPDPQAGRYCLRLHKNRVYYASEALVRRATAVARPRLAGVGTPIGKFTHGGAFHLTVHALDLLAAHARRRVWLKPDTERSFLFGNSVPKSSLARITENTKANDGVVVMSMADVPLGFGIAARSAQDCRKADTNAVVVLHQSDAGEYLRREEELM; translated from the coding sequence atgaGGGCGCTCGACGAGAAGGAGACGAAGATGGTGTTCGAGAAGCTGTTCAAGTTCACGGGGCCGAACCTGAAGCACCTCCTggagcggccggcggtggaggggcccgACCCGCAGGCCGGGCGCTactgcctccgcctccacaaGAACCGCGTCTACTACGCCTCCGAGGCGCTCgtccgccgcgccaccgccgtcgcccgcccgcGCCTCGCCGGGGTCGGCACGCCCATCGGCAAGTTCACCCACGGCGGCGCGTTCCACCTCACCGTCCACGCcctcgacctcctcgccgcccacgcccgccgccgcgtctggCTCAAGCCCGACACCGAGCGCTCCTTCCTCTTCGGCAACTCCGTGCCCAAGTCCTCCCTCGCCCGCATCACCGAGAACACCAAGGCCaacgacggcgtcgtcgtcatGTCCATGGCCGACGTCCCGCTCGGCTTCGGCATCGCCGCCAGGTCGGCGCAGGACTGCAGGAAGGCCGACACCAACGCCGTCGTTGTGCTGCACCAGTCTGACGCAGGCGAGTACCTCcgccgggaggaggagctcaTGTGA